One Elgaria multicarinata webbii isolate HBS135686 ecotype San Diego chromosome 7, rElgMul1.1.pri, whole genome shotgun sequence DNA window includes the following coding sequences:
- the PSMG4 gene encoding proteasome assembly chaperone 4: MEEAGRDAAERVSAPAAPAEGDRISLHNFCGRLAEQLVHFHAMRLRDSLFLWIGDGPQLGNLAVAMHTPRDSIPASTLLFGDASDSTSNSLAQRLASKTKKQIFVSYNIQNTDSSFILLVENRIKEEMATFPDKF, translated from the exons ATGGAGGAAGCGGGAAGAGACGCCGCCGAGCGGGTCTCGGCTCCCGCCGCGCCGGCCGAGGGGGATCGCATCTCGTTGCACAACTTCTGCGGCCGCCTGGCCGAGCAGCTGGTGCATTTCCACGCCATGCGCCTGCGGGACTCGCTCTTCCTGTGGATCGGGGACGGGCCCCAGCTGGGCAACCTGGCGGTAGCCATGCACACCCCCCGC GACTCCATTCCAGCATCTACCTTACTTTTCGGCGATGCCTCTGACAGCACGTCCAATTCTTTAGCCCAAAGATTAG CCAGCAAGACTAAAAAACAGATTTTTGTCAGCTATAACATCCAAAACACAGACAGCAGTTTCATACTACTTGTAGAAAACCGGATCAAGGAGGAAATGGCAACTTTTCCAGACAAGTTTTAG